The following coding sequences lie in one Flagellimonas eckloniae genomic window:
- a CDS encoding RNA-binding S4 domain-containing protein — protein MRIDKYLWCIRYFKTRNVAAIAVKKGQVRINGAVVKPSREVYPMDKILVRKNQIEHQLTVLDIPESRVGAKLVDIYRKDTTPKEAFEHNDLLKLAKDHYRKKGVGRPTKKDRRDIDGYLDESE, from the coding sequence ATGCGCATTGACAAATACCTTTGGTGTATTAGATACTTTAAAACAAGAAACGTTGCCGCCATTGCTGTTAAAAAAGGCCAAGTACGAATTAATGGAGCTGTAGTAAAGCCATCTAGAGAGGTATATCCCATGGACAAAATTCTTGTGCGAAAAAACCAAATTGAACATCAGCTTACCGTTTTGGATATTCCTGAAAGTCGGGTTGGGGCCAAGCTGGTTGACATTTATAGAAAAGACACTACTCCTAAAGAAGCGTTTGAACATAATGACCTGCTTAAACTAGCGAAGGACCACTACAGAAAAAAAGGAGTGGGGAGGCCTACAAAAAAGGACAGAAGGGATATTGATGGGTATTTGGATGAATCTGAATAA
- a CDS encoding phosphoribosyltransferase family protein yields MNNQILNNDQIRHTVNRIAYQIYEANVDEKEIIIAGIDGGGLLFAKKIAAVLRKITEADIVLCKIQMDKKNPLESGVSTSIKEEEYKNKSVVLVDDVLNSGTTLIYGVHHFLKTPIKQLKTAVLVNRNHKKYPVKADYKGISLSTSLNEHIKVEFKPKNDIVYLE; encoded by the coding sequence ATGAACAATCAGATACTTAACAACGATCAAATTCGGCATACCGTAAACCGTATAGCTTATCAAATTTACGAAGCGAATGTTGACGAGAAAGAAATTATTATTGCCGGTATTGATGGGGGTGGTTTACTTTTTGCAAAAAAAATAGCTGCTGTGCTTAGAAAAATAACTGAAGCTGATATTGTATTGTGTAAAATACAAATGGACAAGAAAAATCCACTAGAAAGTGGGGTCAGTACTTCTATCAAAGAAGAAGAATACAAAAATAAGTCAGTTGTCCTTGTGGATGATGTTTTAAATTCGGGCACTACATTAATTTATGGCGTACACCATTTTCTTAAAACACCTATAAAACAATTAAAAACTGCTGTGTTGGTAAATAGAAACCATAAAAAGTATCCGGTAAAAGCAGATTATAAGGGAATTTCGTTGTCCACTTCGTTAAATGAACATATTAAAGTAGAATTTAAGCCTAAAAATGATATCGTTTATTTAGAGTAG
- a CDS encoding shikimate kinase: MKVVLIGYMASGKSSIGRLLANDLDIGFIDLDEYIESEMQKSITTIFSEKGEIFFRKLEHEMLDKVLHENESVVLSTGGGTPCYGENMKTILNNSDHSIYLQLPVLTLANRISNEKDQRPLVKNIENKDLPEFVGKHLFERRQFYAQAKHILDCEGKTIEELVSELKLLLL, from the coding sequence ATGAAAGTAGTTTTGATAGGTTATATGGCAAGCGGAAAGTCTTCTATTGGTAGGCTGTTAGCCAATGACTTGGATATTGGGTTTATTGATTTGGACGAGTATATTGAATCCGAAATGCAAAAATCAATCACAACTATTTTTTCAGAAAAAGGCGAGATTTTTTTTCGAAAGCTGGAACACGAAATGTTGGATAAGGTCTTACATGAAAATGAATCCGTAGTTCTTTCAACCGGAGGAGGTACCCCATGCTATGGTGAAAATATGAAAACGATCCTTAACAATTCAGATCATTCAATTTATTTGCAATTACCTGTTTTAACGTTGGCCAATAGAATAAGTAATGAAAAAGACCAGAGACCTTTGGTAAAGAATATTGAAAACAAGGACTTACCTGAATTTGTTGGAAAACATCTTTTTGAAAGAAGGCAATTCTATGCCCAAGCAAAGCATATTCTGGATTGTGAAGGCAAGACTATTGAAGAATTAGTATCAGAATTGAAGTTGTTACTACTCTAA
- a CDS encoding outer membrane beta-barrel family protein, which yields MNLAVKYFLLSSITLFLFGAIGNAQQWSTTFNGKVVEKSSGLPVAFATVAVVDNETKKAIDGTTTLDDGTFSLKTNVTDCYIEISFLGFETKVLQVPDTKNKQNDLGTIEISEDAQKLAEVVVQGEVSQTVFKLDKRVFNVGKDLSTTGASALEVLNNVPSVNVNIEGQISLRGSQGVQVLINGKPSILTSDENNALGTITADMIDRVEVITNPSAKYDAEGTSGIINIVIKKEEQKGLNGSISVNSGAPNNHSVGISLNRRTEKFNLFTQLGAGYRELPNEITVRNTDLTTGNVVLSNGEEFRNEEFYNFILGTDYYFSPTSVLTLSGNFALEIEDQPSTTNFTALDGLGDLTSQWERTEVTEARNPKFQYELQYKKDFEDDEDHDLLFSALGNFFGKDQSSEFLDSTVSGEDRDAEQNTRTNFQESVFTFKLDYTKPFLDKFSVETGAQYILNDVSNDFEVENLENGGFVVDPSLTNIFEFDQNVLGVYGTTAYEGEKWGLKAGLRVENTEVGTLLVNTDESNDQNYTNLFPSAHTSYKFSEKVSLQAGYSRRIYRPRLWDLNPFFNIRNNFNIRQGNPDLLPEFTDSYEVTGIFFVGKTPLNLGLYHRYTNDIIERISFFEDNVNITRPENIGTNNAWGMEFNTKYSPVKWLTFNLDFNYNTFSRQGSFEETVFDFSADQWSSKLLTKIKMPWDIDFETTGNYQSAYQTVQGEISDIAFLDLGIRKKILKGKAVLNMSVRDAFASRIQENQIAQNDFEVFNRSFRARFVSFGFSYGFGKGEAMQYSGGRRR from the coding sequence ATGAATTTGGCCGTGAAATATTTTTTGCTATCGAGTATAACCCTTTTTCTTTTTGGCGCGATTGGAAATGCACAACAGTGGAGTACTACATTTAATGGTAAAGTAGTAGAAAAATCTTCTGGGTTACCTGTTGCTTTTGCTACAGTTGCTGTCGTGGACAATGAAACCAAAAAGGCAATCGATGGGACCACCACTTTGGACGATGGCACATTTTCTTTGAAAACCAATGTCACTGACTGTTATATTGAAATCAGTTTTTTAGGCTTTGAAACGAAAGTTTTGCAGGTGCCAGATACAAAAAACAAGCAAAATGACTTGGGTACCATAGAGATTTCTGAAGATGCGCAGAAGCTTGCAGAAGTGGTCGTTCAGGGTGAAGTTTCACAGACCGTTTTCAAACTTGACAAACGTGTATTCAACGTCGGAAAGGATTTGAGCACTACAGGTGCCAGTGCCCTTGAGGTATTGAACAACGTTCCATCAGTGAATGTAAATATAGAGGGGCAGATCAGTCTTCGGGGCAGTCAAGGTGTTCAGGTATTGATCAACGGAAAACCTTCTATATTGACCAGTGATGAGAACAATGCACTTGGTACCATTACCGCTGATATGATTGATAGGGTAGAGGTGATTACCAATCCTTCCGCAAAGTATGATGCAGAGGGTACCTCAGGCATTATCAACATTGTGATTAAAAAGGAAGAACAAAAAGGATTAAATGGTTCCATTTCGGTGAATAGCGGTGCGCCCAATAACCACAGTGTCGGAATTAGTCTTAATCGAAGAACCGAGAAATTTAACCTGTTCACACAGCTTGGAGCTGGGTACCGCGAGTTGCCCAATGAGATTACAGTGCGCAATACCGATCTGACCACAGGCAATGTTGTTCTATCCAACGGCGAAGAATTCAGGAACGAAGAATTTTACAATTTCATACTGGGAACGGATTACTATTTCAGTCCCACAAGCGTACTCACACTTTCAGGAAATTTTGCTTTGGAGATTGAAGATCAGCCATCGACCACCAATTTTACAGCGTTGGACGGATTGGGAGACTTGACATCGCAGTGGGAGCGAACTGAGGTAACCGAAGCTCGAAACCCAAAATTTCAATATGAATTGCAGTACAAAAAGGATTTTGAAGATGATGAAGACCATGATTTGCTGTTCAGTGCGCTAGGAAATTTCTTCGGGAAGGACCAGAGCTCTGAATTCCTGGATAGTACAGTTTCAGGAGAAGATCGTGATGCCGAACAAAACACCCGCACTAATTTCCAGGAATCTGTTTTTACCTTCAAACTGGATTATACCAAACCTTTTTTAGATAAGTTTTCCGTTGAAACTGGAGCTCAGTATATTCTTAACGATGTCAGTAATGACTTTGAAGTGGAAAACCTTGAAAACGGCGGGTTTGTTGTTGACCCTAGTCTAACAAACATTTTTGAATTTGACCAAAACGTATTAGGTGTTTATGGAACCACCGCATATGAAGGTGAAAAATGGGGATTGAAAGCGGGCTTACGAGTTGAAAATACTGAAGTTGGGACTTTACTTGTAAATACGGATGAGTCAAATGACCAAAACTATACCAATCTTTTTCCAAGTGCACACACATCGTACAAGTTTTCTGAAAAGGTTTCTTTGCAAGCAGGTTATTCGAGGAGAATTTATCGTCCAAGACTATGGGATTTGAATCCATTCTTCAACATTCGAAATAATTTCAACATTAGACAGGGCAACCCAGATTTACTTCCTGAGTTTACCGATTCTTATGAGGTGACGGGTATTTTCTTTGTAGGTAAGACACCTTTGAACTTGGGACTATATCATCGATATACTAATGATATTATTGAACGAATTTCTTTTTTTGAGGATAATGTAAACATCACCAGACCGGAAAATATTGGAACGAACAATGCCTGGGGTATGGAGTTTAACACTAAATACAGTCCGGTCAAATGGCTAACGTTCAATCTTGATTTCAATTATAATACCTTTTCCCGTCAAGGTAGTTTTGAGGAAACCGTATTCGACTTTAGTGCAGATCAGTGGTCATCAAAACTGTTGACCAAAATAAAAATGCCTTGGGACATTGATTTTGAGACCACTGGAAACTACCAATCAGCTTACCAAACCGTGCAGGGAGAGATAAGCGATATTGCATTTTTGGATTTGGGAATTAGAAAGAAAATACTGAAAGGTAAAGCAGTCTTGAACATGAGTGTCCGAGATGCATTTGCGTCACGGATTCAAGAAAACCAAATCGCGCAGAACGATTTTGAAGTTTTTAATCGAAGTTTTCGCGCGCGGTTTGTGTCCTTCGGTTTCAGCTATGGGTTTGGCAAAGGTGAAGCGATGCAGTATTCCGGAGGAAGGAGAAGATGA
- a CDS encoding sensor histidine kinase: MLISKRELVFQSVLLVLVFLFYSFDRENPGFHGHQLAFFSTYVLAAAAIGYWLMPRFLYKRKYWQFFTFVFLMVAIVILLEELLLEQLFFPGTRRAKSFPGVFFSLLGVLPVITILSGFKFGWDALQKQEQIEALKGTVQESELQFLRSQINPHFLFNNLNNLYSYALEGSPKTPEIILELSGLLRYMLYECKEKFVPLQKEIEQLHNFIKLSKLQIENRGMVHFDVQNVETGYKIAPLILIVFIENAFKHSQAGQSENIKIDMKLHMKANMLHFVCDNNHEPIEGLDSVDAGIGLENVKKRLQLLYPNKHHLEIKEDRNRYKVNLSVELSKINRL, from the coding sequence ATGCTAATATCAAAAAGAGAACTTGTTTTTCAATCGGTCCTTCTTGTACTGGTATTTCTGTTCTATTCATTTGATAGGGAAAACCCAGGATTTCATGGACACCAATTGGCTTTCTTCAGTACTTATGTACTTGCCGCCGCTGCTATAGGGTATTGGCTGATGCCCCGTTTTCTGTACAAGAGGAAATATTGGCAATTTTTCACATTCGTGTTCTTGATGGTCGCTATAGTTATTCTGTTGGAAGAATTGCTCCTTGAGCAACTCTTCTTTCCAGGTACCAGGAGGGCCAAATCGTTTCCTGGAGTATTTTTTTCACTGTTGGGGGTATTACCCGTAATTACCATTCTCTCCGGATTTAAGTTTGGGTGGGATGCCCTACAAAAGCAAGAACAGATAGAAGCTTTGAAAGGTACGGTTCAAGAAAGTGAGCTTCAATTTTTGAGGTCTCAGATAAATCCACACTTTTTGTTCAATAATCTTAACAATCTGTATTCCTATGCCCTTGAAGGCTCACCGAAAACTCCTGAAATTATTCTGGAACTCAGCGGATTGTTGCGGTATATGTTGTATGAGTGCAAAGAAAAATTTGTGCCACTTCAAAAAGAAATTGAGCAATTGCATAACTTTATTAAGTTGAGCAAATTACAAATTGAAAATAGAGGCATGGTTCATTTCGATGTGCAAAATGTGGAAACGGGATACAAGATTGCCCCACTAATTTTGATAGTCTTTATTGAGAATGCCTTTAAACACAGTCAAGCCGGACAGAGCGAAAACATAAAGATTGACATGAAGCTACACATGAAGGCCAATATGTTACATTTTGTATGCGACAATAATCATGAGCCTATTGAAGGTCTTGATAGTGTAGATGCTGGAATTGGACTCGAAAATGTAAAAAAACGTTTACAGCTCCTTTATCCAAACAAACATCATCTTGAAATTAAAGAAGATAGGAACAGGTACAAGGTCAACTTATCGGTGGAATTAAGTAAAATAAACCGTTTATGA
- a CDS encoding LytR/AlgR family response regulator transcription factor yields the protein MNCIIIEDQPPAQRILKKYIENVDSLELKGVFSDAIQAMEFLKSETVHLIFLDIHLPKLSGIDFLKTMGNPPNIILTTAFSEYALESYEFNVVDYLLKPFSFQRFVKAVSKVSERKKIASTNKYDADSAQFRKEIYIKSGYEHIKIYIEDIQHITADSDYTEIVTETKKHLSNEPLRFWLENLPSNQFQRIHKSHIINAESIEKIVGNQVYLLGGFKLPIGRAYKEEFMKTILK from the coding sequence ATGAACTGTATCATAATCGAAGACCAGCCTCCTGCGCAGCGTATCCTAAAGAAATATATTGAGAACGTAGATTCTTTAGAATTAAAGGGTGTTTTTTCAGATGCGATACAAGCCATGGAATTTTTGAAAAGCGAAACGGTGCATCTAATTTTTCTTGACATACACCTACCTAAACTTTCTGGCATTGATTTTTTAAAGACCATGGGCAATCCGCCCAACATCATTTTAACAACTGCATTCTCGGAATATGCACTTGAAAGCTATGAATTCAACGTTGTCGATTATCTGTTAAAACCTTTTTCGTTTCAACGTTTTGTTAAGGCCGTATCAAAGGTATCAGAAAGAAAGAAAATTGCGTCCACGAACAAGTATGATGCAGATTCAGCACAATTTAGAAAGGAAATCTACATCAAGTCGGGCTACGAGCATATCAAAATCTATATTGAAGACATTCAGCATATTACAGCAGATTCTGATTATACTGAAATTGTGACTGAGACTAAAAAGCACCTATCCAACGAACCTCTTCGCTTCTGGTTGGAAAATCTGCCAAGTAACCAGTTTCAACGTATCCATAAATCACATATCATAAATGCAGAATCAATAGAAAAAATTGTCGGAAATCAAGTATACCTTCTCGGAGGCTTCAAACTACCTATTGGAAGGGCCTATAAAGAAGAATTCATGAAGACTATTTTAAAATAA
- a CDS encoding helix-turn-helix domain-containing protein: protein MSLNYKDRYYNHFEKRDGKNPPKFEKDKNYMMRFDAPLSHFKFEDNNLTIIYFKDGVGELQWKNKRIKVEANKFIITNPSIGWEYVNERQGYIDVLSLVICDALREQFNYFVSTSQVRLLDNPFHSISNQTYFMEQMFGANYYRSGWLLQSIYRLSNNIDYAQTCPEELSIDVLQTIYNDQYRGYGLATHIASKKPSTKLETLKRLLRANEYIQDNLMNPISLDELSRVSTLSKYHLYNSFKLVYGKTPHQYINSLKIKKAQKILQNQKLSVSEVSDLFGFSDLAVFSKLFKKVYGKPPSYYLLSK, encoded by the coding sequence ATGTCTCTCAATTATAAAGATAGATACTATAACCATTTTGAAAAGCGAGATGGAAAAAACCCGCCTAAGTTCGAGAAGGATAAAAACTATATGATGCGATTTGATGCCCCGTTGTCGCATTTTAAATTTGAGGATAACAATCTTACCATAATATATTTTAAGGATGGTGTAGGGGAGTTGCAGTGGAAAAATAAACGAATTAAAGTAGAAGCTAACAAATTTATTATTACCAACCCCAGTATAGGCTGGGAATACGTTAATGAAAGACAAGGTTATATCGATGTTTTAAGTTTGGTGATATGTGATGCCCTTAGAGAACAATTCAATTATTTTGTTTCAACTTCTCAAGTCAGATTATTGGATAACCCATTTCACAGTATTTCGAACCAAACCTATTTTATGGAACAAATGTTCGGTGCCAACTATTATAGATCTGGTTGGCTATTGCAATCTATCTATAGGTTAAGCAACAATATAGATTATGCGCAAACCTGTCCTGAAGAACTTTCCATTGATGTATTACAAACTATTTATAATGATCAATACAGAGGATATGGTTTGGCAACCCATATTGCATCAAAAAAACCTTCTACTAAACTAGAAACGTTAAAGAGACTGTTGCGGGCAAATGAATATATTCAGGATAATTTGATGAACCCGATTTCTTTGGACGAGCTATCACGTGTATCAACACTTTCTAAATATCATCTTTACAACTCTTTTAAATTAGTTTACGGCAAAACACCACATCAATACATCAATAGTTTAAAAATAAAAAAAGCACAAAAAATACTGCAAAATCAAAAGCTTTCGGTTAGTGAAGTGTCCGACTTATTTGGTTTCAGTGATCTTGCAGTATTCAGTAAATTATTTAAAAAAGTATATGGAAAGCCACCTTCTTACTACTTGCTTTCAAAATAA
- a CDS encoding alpha/beta fold hydrolase: MQTIINKIQKTISVLVSVLFVLSCTQDDVGDLSDTLYVRHKGADMPAHIYGNASEKVFLIILHGGPGGNGLSYRSGTIKSEIEKTCAVVYYDQRGSGMSQGKYSEDGISIEIMAEDILALVKVIQHKYGDDSKFFLMGHSWGGTLGTAVLLKNQDVFKGWIEIGGAHDSSGVFFEYPKNFRRVANEQIALENNVTYWEAVKNKIDGLNTDTYSDDDFYTMNKEASKAEEKLEDDRLINKTRSKIQGEFVINTFFKNNVLTVAWNANKTQSILVRDQGIFKDLSFKDRLDEITIPSLVLWGKYDMVVPPKFAQDAFDGLGSTSKKLVIFQNSGHTIMNHEPDLFADEVIDFINEYE, translated from the coding sequence ATGCAAACGATAATCAATAAAATTCAGAAAACAATTTCCGTATTAGTATCAGTCCTCTTTGTTCTTTCCTGCACGCAAGATGATGTTGGTGATTTGAGCGACACTTTATATGTGCGCCATAAAGGAGCTGATATGCCAGCACACATTTATGGCAATGCATCGGAAAAAGTATTTCTAATTATTCTGCATGGTGGTCCTGGAGGAAATGGGCTATCCTATAGGTCAGGAACCATCAAAAGTGAAATTGAAAAAACATGCGCTGTTGTGTACTATGATCAACGGGGTTCTGGAATGTCCCAAGGCAAATATTCTGAGGATGGTATCAGCATAGAAATTATGGCCGAAGATATACTGGCTTTAGTAAAAGTAATACAGCATAAATACGGAGATGATTCTAAATTCTTTTTAATGGGTCATAGTTGGGGAGGAACTTTGGGAACGGCAGTTTTATTAAAGAATCAAGATGTATTCAAAGGATGGATTGAAATCGGGGGCGCCCATGATTCCAGTGGTGTTTTTTTTGAATACCCAAAGAATTTTAGAAGAGTGGCCAACGAACAGATTGCTCTGGAAAACAATGTCACCTATTGGGAAGCTGTAAAAAACAAAATAGATGGACTGAACACAGATACATATTCTGATGATGATTTTTACACTATGAACAAGGAAGCCAGCAAAGCAGAAGAAAAACTAGAAGATGACAGACTTATCAATAAAACCAGAAGCAAAATTCAAGGTGAATTCGTAATCAATACTTTTTTCAAAAATAATGTTTTAACCGTAGCTTGGAACGCTAATAAGACACAATCTATTTTAGTTAGAGATCAAGGTATTTTCAAAGACCTGTCCTTCAAAGACAGGCTTGATGAAATCACCATACCATCTTTGGTGCTCTGGGGTAAATATGATATGGTAGTGCCTCCCAAATTTGCTCAAGATGCCTTTGATGGATTAGGTTCCACCTCAAAAAAATTAGTCATTTTTCAAAACTCAGGTCATACAATTATGAACCATGAACCTGACCTGTTTGCGGACGAGGTAATCGATTTTATCAACGAATATGAATAG
- a CDS encoding glycoside hydrolase family 5 protein, producing the protein MKCFPLVFALLTFIISCGSESGSLTIIPADDTVQEEPEENNPDEGDTAASEFDDGVIRNVSSVEIVAEMKTGWNLGNSLDVEGPDETFWGNPVTTKSMIDEVSKRGFNTLRVPVTWSFHQGPAPSYLVEESWLNRVEEVVNYGRANNMYVIINVHHDDPWIIPTYEKGDEVKDRLSKLWTQIANRFKNYSDYVIFETLNEPRYENTPEEWSGGTAEGRDMVNQYHKVSLDAIRATGGNNSFRQIMISTYAASTIPMVMDDLIIPNNDPRTIISLHSYFPFPFTLEGTDNTWGTDEDKAQLAAEMDRIKTKFVDNGKAVVLGEWSSGNQNNLEDRLDHASYYAQAAAERGFANIWWDNGNTGVSNDGLAIFDRQTLTWPFGEIADIIVQANN; encoded by the coding sequence ATGAAGTGTTTCCCATTAGTTTTTGCTCTACTTACATTTATCATTTCCTGCGGCTCCGAATCTGGGAGTTTAACTATTATTCCAGCAGATGATACAGTTCAAGAAGAACCCGAAGAAAATAATCCCGATGAAGGAGATACTGCAGCCAGTGAATTTGATGATGGGGTGATTAGAAATGTTTCGTCTGTTGAAATTGTAGCTGAAATGAAAACGGGTTGGAATCTGGGAAATAGTCTTGATGTTGAAGGCCCCGACGAAACTTTTTGGGGCAATCCTGTAACCACAAAGTCTATGATTGATGAAGTATCCAAGCGAGGATTTAACACTCTAAGGGTTCCTGTTACTTGGAGTTTCCATCAAGGCCCAGCGCCTTCATACCTAGTTGAGGAAAGTTGGTTGAACAGAGTTGAGGAAGTGGTAAATTATGGAAGGGCAAATAATATGTACGTAATCATCAATGTACATCATGATGATCCTTGGATTATCCCAACATACGAAAAGGGTGATGAAGTAAAGGACAGGCTTTCCAAATTATGGACACAAATTGCCAATAGATTCAAAAACTATAGTGATTATGTCATTTTTGAAACCTTGAACGAACCCCGATATGAGAATACGCCGGAAGAATGGTCGGGAGGAACTGCGGAGGGAAGGGACATGGTAAACCAATACCATAAAGTAAGTTTAGACGCGATAAGAGCTACCGGAGGGAACAACAGCTTTAGACAGATTATGATCTCCACTTATGCAGCTAGTACAATACCTATGGTGATGGATGATTTGATAATTCCAAATAATGATCCCAGAACAATAATTTCGCTTCATTCTTACTTTCCATTTCCATTCACTTTGGAGGGAACAGACAATACTTGGGGAACAGATGAGGATAAAGCCCAATTGGCTGCTGAGATGGACAGAATTAAAACAAAGTTTGTAGATAACGGCAAAGCTGTTGTATTGGGTGAGTGGAGTTCCGGAAACCAGAACAATCTAGAAGATCGTTTGGACCATGCATCCTATTATGCCCAAGCTGCGGCTGAGAGAGGTTTCGCAAATATCTGGTGGGATAATGGAAATACAGGTGTATCAAACGATGGTCTCGCTATATTTGATAGGCAAACTTTGACTTGGCCATTTGGTGAGATAGCAGATATTATTGTACAAGCCAATAATTAA